A genomic stretch from Antarcticibacterium flavum includes:
- a CDS encoding GNAT family N-acetyltransferase, translating to MSNFKIREIQPDDNQQVAKVVREVLVEMGVPKVGTAYEDKSLDNMYGYYNNPGMQYFVVEEDGRIIGCAGIGPLPGEAGVCELQKMYFLPQARGRGIGAVMMETCLDFARKSGYKKCYLETMPYMQHAQKLYARTGFKPLDGPMGETGHYNCTVWMIKELAPGPRNPPAPKGE from the coding sequence ATGAGCAATTTTAAGATACGGGAAATTCAGCCCGATGACAACCAGCAGGTTGCAAAAGTGGTTAGGGAGGTGTTAGTGGAAATGGGGGTGCCAAAAGTAGGTACCGCCTATGAAGATAAATCCCTGGATAATATGTATGGGTATTACAACAATCCCGGGATGCAATATTTTGTTGTGGAGGAAGATGGGCGGATCATTGGCTGCGCCGGGATAGGTCCCTTACCGGGAGAAGCAGGGGTTTGCGAATTGCAAAAGATGTACTTTCTCCCGCAGGCAAGAGGAAGGGGTATTGGAGCGGTGATGATGGAAACCTGCCTGGATTTTGCAAGAAAATCTGGCTACAAAAAATGTTATCTGGAGACCATGCCCTACATGCAACATGCTCAAAAATTATACGCCCGTACCGGCTTTAAACCTCTTGATGGCCCCATGGGGGAAACAGGGCATTATAACTGCACCGTGTGGATGATAAAAGAGCTAGCCCCCGGCCCCCGAAATCCCCCGGCCCCGAAGGGGGAGTAA
- the prmC gene encoding peptide chain release factor N(5)-glutamine methyltransferase: protein MKALEGEYPPEEAGSFFNLLAEAYLKKTRLEIALEPNAPVNDKKLSLFDAAVERLMNHEPIQYIIGETEFFGLKFRVNENVLIPRPETEELVQWILEDVRRNDASAKLKILDIGTGSGCIAVSLAKLLPQATVSAMDISAKALEVAKENATLNAAEVNFIEADILQQEKLEEKYDIIVSNPPYVREIEKKEMQRNVLEHEPATALYVKDLDPLIFYNKITKLATGTLNPGGCLYFEINQYLAEDTRELVEGFGFTTTLKKDIFGNHRMLKGIWK, encoded by the coding sequence TTGAAAGCCCTGGAGGGGGAGTATCCTCCAGAGGAAGCGGGTTCCTTTTTTAATTTGCTTGCAGAGGCTTACCTGAAGAAGACCCGGCTGGAGATTGCGCTGGAGCCAAATGCTCCTGTGAACGATAAAAAACTTAGCCTTTTTGATGCTGCTGTTGAAAGGTTAATGAACCACGAACCTATTCAATATATCATCGGTGAAACTGAATTTTTCGGACTCAAGTTCAGGGTTAATGAGAACGTTCTTATTCCACGTCCAGAGACAGAGGAACTGGTACAATGGATCCTGGAAGATGTAAGGAGGAATGATGCTTCAGCAAAACTGAAGATCCTGGATATTGGTACAGGAAGTGGTTGTATTGCAGTAAGCCTGGCGAAATTGCTTCCGCAGGCAACTGTTTCAGCAATGGATATTTCAGCAAAAGCTCTTGAAGTAGCTAAGGAAAATGCAACTTTAAATGCGGCTGAGGTCAATTTCATAGAGGCCGATATCCTTCAGCAGGAAAAATTGGAGGAGAAATACGATATCATTGTTTCCAACCCACCCTATGTGCGGGAAATTGAAAAGAAGGAAATGCAGCGAAATGTGCTGGAACACGAACCGGCTACGGCCTTATATGTAAAAGACCTGGATCCTTTAATTTTTTATAATAAAATCACGAAATTAGCAACAGGTACCCTTAATCCTGGAGGCTGTTTGTATTTCGAGATAAACCAATACCTCGCAGAAGATACCCGGGAGCTGGTGGAAGGTTTTGGTTTTACCACTACATTAAAAAAGGACATCTTTGGAAATCACAGGATGCTCAAAGGAATCTGGAAATAA
- a CDS encoding LOG family protein, with amino-acid sequence MKKYRFKSLAVFCASSDGNDPGIYEEAYNVGAFLAGEQIEVVFGGSRLGLMGQVAKGALEQGGEVTGVIPDFLKTKEVVHTDLTNLITTKDMHGRKLKMHDLSDGFIALPGGFGTLEELFEILTWGQLGLHRKPVGILNSTGYYDDLLQLMEKMVNAGLLRKENMNLVLVAGNIADLLQKMQTFEPMPVPKWMNKNQT; translated from the coding sequence TTGAAGAAATATAGATTTAAGAGTTTAGCGGTATTTTGTGCAAGCAGTGACGGCAATGATCCCGGGATCTATGAGGAGGCCTATAATGTGGGCGCCTTTCTGGCCGGGGAGCAAATTGAAGTAGTCTTTGGAGGGAGCAGGCTGGGATTGATGGGACAGGTGGCAAAAGGTGCCCTGGAACAAGGCGGGGAGGTAACAGGGGTGATCCCCGATTTTTTAAAGACCAAAGAAGTTGTGCATACAGATCTTACTAACCTCATAACTACCAAAGATATGCACGGCCGAAAGCTGAAGATGCATGACCTTAGCGATGGCTTTATAGCCTTGCCGGGTGGATTTGGTACGCTGGAAGAACTTTTTGAGATCCTCACCTGGGGGCAACTGGGTCTTCACAGGAAACCTGTGGGTATCCTTAACAGCACTGGATATTATGATGATCTCCTGCAGTTAATGGAGAAAATGGTCAATGCAGGCCTTTTACGAAAGGAAAATATGAACCTGGTACTGGTGGCTGGTAACATAGCGGATCTCTTGCAAAAAATGCAGACTTTTGAACCCATGCCTGTTCCAAAATGGATGAATAAAAATCAAACCTGA
- a CDS encoding VOC family protein encodes MKIERLEIRSANLAAQLKFYRDLLELRTGHYDEESFEVIAGYSRIKFIKDPTATPYHIAFHIPDRQEGEALRWVKERVPVLKNNNEEIIDFSGWSAKSVYFYDEDKNIIEFISRRNFNEPDTPIFSEESLLGVAEVGLATADIRSIFEYLQKECHLDVFDGNFEKFCAVGDDQGLLITINKSLKDWFPTNDEAFASAFSIWFSHKGKSCRFKFEADQIIELNK; translated from the coding sequence ATGAAGATTGAGAGACTGGAGATAAGAAGTGCAAACCTGGCGGCGCAGCTTAAGTTTTACAGAGACCTGCTGGAATTAAGGACCGGCCACTATGATGAGGAATCCTTTGAGGTGATAGCAGGATATTCGAGAATAAAATTTATAAAAGATCCCACGGCTACTCCTTATCATATAGCTTTTCATATTCCCGACAGGCAGGAAGGAGAAGCTTTGCGATGGGTAAAGGAACGGGTCCCTGTATTAAAGAACAATAATGAGGAGATCATAGATTTTAGTGGCTGGAGTGCCAAATCTGTTTACTTCTATGATGAGGATAAAAATATAATTGAGTTTATCTCCCGCAGGAATTTTAATGAACCCGATACCCCAATATTTTCTGAAGAAAGCCTGCTGGGAGTTGCTGAAGTAGGACTTGCAACAGCCGATATTCGCTCAATATTTGAATACCTTCAAAAAGAATGTCATCTTGATGTGTTTGACGGCAACTTTGAAAAGTTTTGTGCTGTGGGAGATGACCAGGGCCTCCTTATCACGATCAATAAAAGTTTAAAGGATTGGTTTCCCACAAATGATGAGGCATTTGCGTCTGCCTTTTCCATTTGGTTTTCACACAAGGGCAAAAGCTGCCGGTTTAAATTTGAAGCAGACCAAATCATTGAATTAAATAAATAA
- the ligA gene encoding NAD-dependent DNA ligase LigA, which translates to MDIKDKILSLRRELDQHNYNYYVLDKPVISDFDFDLKLKELQKLEDQNPEFFDPNSPTQRVGGAITKNFQTVFHDHPMYSLSNSYSKEELEDWEKRVKKLVDGKVEFVCELKYDGASISLTYENGELVRAVTRGDGVQGDDVTNNVKTILSVPLRLKGEFPKRFDIRGEIVLPYEGFAKLNAERVEAGEEPYANPRNTASGSLKLQDSTEVAKRPLDCLLYNIVGERLDLVSQFDSLEKARSWGFKVPKEAKLTASVDEVLNYVNYWEQHRHELPYEIDGVVVKVNDFRQQEELGFTAKSPRWAIAYKFKAEQEATILKKITYQVGRTGAITPVANLKPVQLAGTVVKRASLHNADQIEKLDIREGDTLFVEKGGEIIPKIVGVDFGKRDPDSQPTQYITHCPECETLLVRNEGEAQHYCPNLSGCPPQIIGRIQHYISRKAMDIEGLGGETVALLVKEGLIINYADLYQLQKEQVLPLERMAEKSADNLIQGIAKSREIPFERVLFALGIRYVGETVAKKLARHFKSIAALAQATEEELVNIDEIGERIAQSVTAFFEVEENRILVQKLKEAGVQMELAAEEFAHHTNILEGNTFVISGVFHQVSRNELKKLIEDNGGKVSGSISSKTNYLVAGENMGPSKLAKAEQLGTKILSEEEFLKMLE; encoded by the coding sequence ATGGATATTAAAGATAAGATTCTTAGCCTTCGCCGCGAACTTGACCAACATAACTACAACTATTATGTACTTGACAAGCCGGTCATAAGTGATTTTGATTTTGATCTTAAATTAAAGGAACTGCAGAAGCTGGAGGACCAGAACCCGGAATTCTTTGATCCCAATTCTCCCACTCAAAGGGTGGGTGGTGCGATTACCAAAAATTTCCAAACTGTTTTCCACGACCATCCTATGTACTCCCTTTCAAATTCTTATTCAAAGGAGGAGCTGGAAGACTGGGAGAAACGGGTGAAAAAACTGGTAGACGGGAAGGTAGAGTTTGTATGCGAATTAAAATATGACGGGGCTTCCATTAGTCTTACTTATGAAAACGGGGAATTAGTAAGGGCTGTCACTCGTGGTGATGGCGTGCAGGGGGATGATGTTACCAATAATGTCAAAACCATTCTTTCTGTACCACTGCGTTTGAAAGGGGAATTTCCCAAACGATTTGATATTAGAGGGGAGATCGTGTTGCCATATGAAGGTTTTGCAAAGCTTAATGCAGAACGGGTGGAGGCCGGGGAGGAACCTTATGCCAATCCCAGGAATACCGCATCGGGAAGTTTGAAATTACAGGACAGTACAGAGGTGGCAAAACGCCCACTGGATTGCCTGCTATACAATATTGTAGGGGAGAGACTGGATCTCGTGTCCCAGTTTGATAGCCTTGAAAAGGCGAGAAGCTGGGGCTTTAAAGTACCAAAAGAAGCTAAACTTACTGCCTCTGTAGATGAGGTGCTTAATTACGTGAATTACTGGGAGCAGCATCGTCATGAGCTGCCTTATGAAATAGATGGGGTGGTGGTTAAGGTTAATGACTTCAGGCAGCAGGAGGAGCTTGGATTTACCGCCAAATCCCCTCGCTGGGCCATTGCCTATAAATTCAAGGCAGAGCAGGAGGCCACTATTCTGAAAAAGATAACCTACCAGGTAGGACGAACCGGTGCCATAACCCCGGTTGCAAACCTAAAACCCGTGCAGCTGGCAGGTACCGTGGTGAAAAGGGCTTCCCTGCATAATGCCGATCAAATTGAGAAGCTGGATATTCGGGAAGGAGATACCCTTTTTGTGGAAAAGGGAGGAGAGATCATTCCTAAGATCGTGGGAGTTGATTTTGGAAAACGTGACCCAGATTCTCAACCTACACAATACATTACGCACTGTCCCGAGTGTGAAACCCTGCTTGTGCGTAATGAGGGAGAGGCCCAGCATTACTGCCCAAACCTAAGTGGTTGCCCACCCCAGATAATAGGTCGTATCCAGCATTATATTTCCCGAAAGGCAATGGATATTGAAGGTCTTGGAGGAGAAACTGTGGCTTTGCTGGTTAAGGAAGGTCTTATTATAAATTATGCAGATCTATACCAGCTACAAAAAGAACAGGTGCTGCCATTGGAACGCATGGCAGAGAAATCTGCAGATAATCTTATACAGGGAATTGCGAAATCAAGGGAAATTCCTTTTGAGCGTGTGCTTTTTGCCCTAGGTATAAGATATGTGGGGGAGACGGTGGCCAAGAAACTTGCACGGCATTTCAAGAGTATAGCTGCCCTTGCACAGGCTACAGAGGAAGAACTGGTCAATATAGATGAAATAGGAGAACGTATAGCCCAAAGTGTGACCGCATTCTTTGAAGTAGAGGAGAACAGGATCCTGGTCCAAAAATTGAAAGAGGCCGGGGTGCAAATGGAACTGGCTGCTGAGGAGTTTGCGCATCATACAAACATCCTGGAGGGTAACACCTTTGTGATCTCAGGGGTATTTCACCAGGTTTCAAGAAATGAATTAAAGAAACTCATTGAAGATAACGGCGGAAAGGTTTCGGGTTCTATATCTTCCAAAACGAATTATCTCGTGGCAGGTGAAAATATGGGTCCCAGTAAACTTGCCAAAGCAGAACAGCTGGGAACTAAGATCCTAAGCGAAGAGGAGTTTTTGAAGATGCTGGAGTAG
- a CDS encoding bifunctional metallophosphatase/5'-nucleotidase, with the protein MKRRQFLQSTAATGALLSLGGLSLSFAERKTKQITILHTNDVHSHIEAFGPDHNRNPGMGGVARRATLIEQIRRENPNTLLLDAGDIFQGTPFFNFYGGELEFKLMSRLKYDAATIGNHDFDNGIEGLYAQLPHADFEFISSNYDFTNTIMDGHVLPHKVFTKDGIKIGVFGLGIELQGLVNAHLYKETKYLDPIEIATDMARILKEEKKCDLVICLSHLGYDYRSNKISDVKLAQATKDIDLIIGGHTHTFLEKPEIQTNAAGKQVLINQVGCYGLYLGRIDFFMDSEKNVSANGVSITV; encoded by the coding sequence ATGAAGAGAAGACAATTTTTACAATCCACAGCAGCAACAGGTGCCCTTTTGAGCCTTGGAGGTCTTTCACTTTCTTTTGCTGAAAGAAAGACCAAACAAATCACCATCCTGCATACCAATGATGTGCACAGCCATATCGAGGCTTTTGGCCCGGACCATAACCGAAACCCGGGAATGGGCGGGGTAGCACGACGGGCAACTCTCATTGAGCAAATACGCCGGGAAAATCCTAACACCTTATTACTTGATGCAGGCGACATATTCCAGGGCACCCCTTTTTTTAATTTCTATGGTGGGGAACTGGAATTCAAATTAATGAGCAGGCTTAAATATGATGCAGCCACTATTGGGAACCACGATTTTGACAACGGGATCGAGGGGCTGTATGCACAACTTCCTCATGCCGATTTCGAATTTATTTCTTCCAATTATGATTTCACCAATACTATTATGGATGGCCATGTGCTCCCACATAAGGTATTCACCAAAGACGGAATCAAAATAGGCGTATTTGGGTTGGGCATAGAATTGCAGGGACTGGTCAATGCGCATTTATATAAGGAAACAAAATACCTGGACCCCATTGAGATCGCAACAGATATGGCCCGTATCCTTAAAGAAGAGAAGAAATGCGACCTGGTAATATGTCTTTCCCACCTTGGATATGACTATAGGTCCAACAAAATATCTGATGTTAAGCTGGCACAGGCTACCAAGGATATCGACCTCATCATTGGAGGCCATACGCATACGTTCTTGGAAAAGCCGGAGATTCAAACCAATGCCGCCGGCAAGCAGGTACTAATTAATCAGGTAGGATGCTATGGGCTGTACCTTGGAAGGATAGATTTCTTTATGGATTCTGAAAAAAATGTTTCTGCCAACGGGGTTAGTATTACTGTGTAG
- a CDS encoding 5'-nucleotidase C-terminal domain-containing protein, with protein MNYNSLKLLILLLLFTSCKQERRVAVEIRGERIPVTNEIAEDTSIANYIKPFAHHINSTLDSVVAYNPNYLNKSDGELNTAIGNFMADVVMEQANPVFKSRTGKDIDLVILNHGGIRSTIEEGPLTARTAYTIMPFENEIVVAELTGTKVKEMLSYLESNRTAHPVSGIKIEMDRDYNITNATINGQPIEENRTYFVATSDYLQQGGDNMQFLKEPVNLYIVDYKLRNAYIDYFNKIDTLKTARDDRYIRSN; from the coding sequence ATGAATTACAATTCCTTAAAGCTTTTGATCTTATTGCTTTTGTTTACCTCCTGCAAACAGGAGCGCCGGGTTGCGGTAGAGATAAGGGGCGAAAGAATACCCGTCACAAATGAGATAGCAGAGGACACCTCCATTGCAAATTATATAAAACCCTTTGCCCACCATATTAATAGCACACTGGATAGTGTAGTTGCTTATAACCCAAACTACCTCAACAAGAGCGATGGAGAACTCAATACAGCTATCGGTAATTTTATGGCAGATGTTGTGATGGAACAGGCAAATCCCGTTTTTAAATCCCGAACAGGAAAAGACATTGATCTTGTGATCCTAAATCATGGAGGCATAAGATCTACCATAGAAGAAGGGCCGCTTACTGCACGTACCGCATATACCATAATGCCTTTCGAAAATGAGATAGTGGTAGCAGAACTTACCGGCACAAAAGTAAAGGAGATGCTATCTTATCTTGAAAGCAACCGTACAGCCCATCCCGTAAGCGGGATTAAAATTGAAATGGACAGGGATTACAATATAACCAATGCGACGATCAACGGGCAGCCGATAGAGGAAAACCGCACCTATTTTGTAGCAACATCAGACTATTTACAGCAGGGTGGGGACAATATGCAATTCCTAAAAGAGCCTGTAAACCTTTACATTGTAGATTATAAGCTGCGCAACGCTTATATCGATTATTTCAATAAAATAGACACCTTAAAGACTGCCAGGGATGACAGGTATATAAGAAGCAATTAA
- a CDS encoding DUF6913 domain-containing protein: MFINPLKRAAAKKRILQLLDSREEGNFKGDVNSIGVIIDDKNLNALEELRTLKKSLGIPDDKFTVVIFSAKRKTGKDFDMLDYCLNDIDLKAGIKKPELEKFAVGGVDLLITFAAESNTPVHLLTAYCHAGFKVGRYRQNIPLYDLVIGTEEPSIFKEELLKYLKRIKRT, translated from the coding sequence ATGTTTATAAATCCTCTTAAGCGTGCTGCTGCCAAAAAGAGAATACTCCAACTTCTGGACAGCAGGGAGGAAGGAAATTTTAAAGGTGATGTAAATTCTATTGGGGTTATTATAGATGATAAAAATCTAAATGCCCTGGAAGAATTAAGAACATTGAAAAAAAGCCTTGGAATCCCGGATGATAAATTTACTGTAGTAATTTTTTCAGCAAAAAGAAAAACAGGTAAGGATTTTGATATGCTGGATTATTGCCTCAACGACATAGATCTCAAAGCAGGAATTAAAAAACCTGAATTGGAAAAATTTGCTGTTGGAGGCGTTGATTTACTTATTACTTTTGCCGCTGAATCCAATACTCCTGTGCATTTGTTGACAGCATACTGCCACGCAGGGTTCAAGGTTGGAAGATACAGGCAAAATATACCTCTTTATGATCTTGTTATAGGGACTGAAGAGCCTTCTATTTTTAAAGAAGAATTGCTTAAATATTTAAAACGTATTAAAAGAACTTAG
- the dapA gene encoding 4-hydroxy-tetrahydrodipicolinate synthase: MKELIGTGVALITPFTQDLKVDTAALEKLVNYQAQNGIDYLVVLGTTAESATLTNEEKQLVIDTVVKANNGRLPLVLGMGGNNTAALVEELKSTDLKDFAAILSVSPYYNKPTQEGIYQHYKALAQVAPKPIVLYNVPGRTASNVLPATVKRLAQDFPNIIGIKEAAGDIVQAMKLIDQVPERFLVISGDDMITLPMVLAGGHGVISVIAQGFPKEFSDMVRLGLDGKVKEAYKLHYKVAPSIDMIFAEGNPGGIKSLLHKKGICENELRLPLVKASDKLYAEIEGFVNNF, from the coding sequence ATGAAAGAATTAATAGGGACAGGGGTTGCCCTTATCACCCCTTTTACACAAGATCTTAAAGTAGATACTGCTGCACTGGAAAAACTTGTGAATTACCAGGCACAAAATGGAATAGATTACCTTGTGGTGCTTGGTACTACTGCAGAGAGTGCTACCCTTACCAATGAGGAGAAACAACTGGTCATTGATACTGTTGTAAAAGCCAATAATGGACGTTTGCCCCTGGTACTTGGAATGGGTGGTAACAATACCGCAGCTCTTGTGGAAGAATTAAAATCTACAGACCTAAAGGATTTTGCCGCAATCCTCTCTGTGTCCCCATATTACAACAAGCCAACCCAGGAAGGTATATACCAGCATTACAAAGCTTTGGCGCAGGTTGCTCCAAAACCAATTGTTTTATATAACGTCCCGGGAAGAACAGCTTCCAATGTATTGCCGGCCACTGTAAAGAGACTGGCGCAGGATTTTCCAAATATAATAGGTATTAAAGAAGCCGCAGGAGATATCGTGCAGGCTATGAAATTGATCGACCAGGTGCCTGAACGTTTTCTTGTGATCTCGGGAGATGATATGATCACCTTACCAATGGTGCTTGCCGGAGGCCACGGGGTGATCTCAGTAATAGCACAGGGTTTCCCGAAGGAATTTTCAGATATGGTACGCCTGGGTCTGGATGGGAAGGTTAAAGAAGCTTATAAGTTACACTATAAAGTGGCACCTTCTATAGATATGATCTTTGCTGAAGGTAATCCCGGCGGAATAAAATCCCTATTGCACAAAAAAGGTATTTGTGAAAATGAGCTTAGACTCCCACTTGTAAAGGCATCTGATAAATTATATGCCGAAATTGAAGGTTTTGTGAATAATTTCTGA
- a CDS encoding outer membrane protein assembly factor BamD has product MFLPKIKKVLLLSGVFLILASCSEYQKVLKEAEPGEKYAMAEKLYTEALEEDSNSKFRKAIRLFEQIVPQYRGKPQGEKVTFLFADSYYHVGDNYLAGYQFERFVQAYPNSDRVEEAQFKSAKSYYYLSPRYDLDQTETVKAVAELQKYIDAYPNGEYLEEANNLAADLRVKLEKKAFEIAKQYHKIGDFGVRGENYKAAIVAFTNFINEYPGSPFREAAFYYRFDAAYQYAINSYEYLMKERLNTAREYYNNYKRFYSEGDEHFDAIQASFNDLESRLQNL; this is encoded by the coding sequence ATGTTTTTACCAAAAATTAAAAAAGTTTTATTGTTGTCGGGAGTGTTCTTGATCCTGGCTTCCTGCAGTGAATACCAAAAGGTATTGAAAGAAGCAGAGCCGGGTGAGAAATATGCGATGGCAGAAAAGCTTTATACCGAGGCTCTAGAAGAGGACAGCAATTCTAAATTTCGAAAGGCCATAAGGCTTTTTGAACAAATTGTGCCACAGTATAGGGGCAAGCCGCAGGGAGAAAAGGTAACCTTCCTTTTTGCCGATTCTTATTATCATGTAGGGGACAACTACCTTGCAGGATATCAATTTGAGCGGTTCGTACAGGCATATCCTAACAGTGACAGGGTTGAAGAGGCGCAATTTAAAAGTGCTAAAAGTTATTACTACCTTTCACCAAGATATGACCTGGACCAAACTGAGACTGTTAAGGCAGTTGCAGAGCTTCAAAAATATATAGATGCCTACCCAAATGGGGAATATCTGGAGGAAGCCAATAACCTGGCGGCAGACCTTCGTGTAAAGCTAGAGAAAAAGGCATTTGAGATTGCCAAACAATATCATAAAATTGGTGATTTTGGGGTGCGAGGAGAAAATTACAAGGCAGCTATAGTCGCTTTTACCAATTTCATAAATGAATACCCCGGCTCCCCGTTTAGGGAAGCTGCTTTTTATTATCGTTTTGACGCTGCCTACCAGTACGCTATAAACAGTTATGAGTATTTAATGAAAGAGAGGCTAAATACGGCCCGGGAATATTACAATAATTACAAGAGATTTTATTCTGAAGGGGATGAGCATTTCGATGCTATACAAGCTTCCTTTAACGACCTGGAATCTAGATTACAAAATTTATAA
- a CDS encoding DNA-directed RNA polymerase subunit omega, which yields MDLKKINAPINTTTIDKNQVDAPTNNIYEAISVISKRATQINSEIKKELLEKLDEFATYNDSLDEIFENKEQIEVSKFYEKLPKPHSLAVQEWLEDKIYYRNTKESQDQQ from the coding sequence ATGGATTTAAAAAAGATCAATGCGCCAATCAATACTACCACGATCGACAAGAATCAGGTAGATGCCCCTACAAATAATATTTATGAGGCAATTTCAGTAATTTCAAAAAGGGCAACCCAGATCAATTCAGAGATCAAAAAGGAGCTTTTGGAGAAGCTGGATGAGTTCGCTACTTACAACGACAGCCTTGATGAGATCTTTGAGAACAAGGAGCAAATTGAAGTTTCCAAGTTCTATGAAAAACTTCCAAAGCCGCACTCACTGGCTGTACAGGAGTGGTTGGAAGATAAGATATATTACAGGAATACAAAGGAATCACAGGATCAACAATAG
- the coaBC gene encoding bifunctional phosphopantothenoylcysteine decarboxylase/phosphopantothenate--cysteine ligase CoaBC — MSVLEGKKVLLGVTAGIAAYKTAPLVRLFIKAGARVKVIMTPAAKDFVTPLTLSTLSKNEVISSFTREEEAETTWNNHVELGLWADFMLIAPATANTLSKMAAGASDNFLLATYLSAKCPVYFAPAMDLDMYRHPATAKSFETLQSYGNIMIPAEAGELASGLEGEGRMAEPENIISFISRDLAEKLPLRGKTILITAGPTYEAIDPVRFIGNHSSGKMGFALAEEAAALGAGVVLVSGPTHLDTKNAGVRLIRVTSAREMYEAVHEHFEEADVVIAAAAVADYKPRVVAAQKMKKKDAVLNIELEPTQDILASLGEAKKNQKLIGFALETNDELKNAKAKLKRKNLDFIVLNSMNEAGAGFKKDTNKISIVSPTGVKDFELKPKSEVAKDILNEVILLFNE; from the coding sequence ATGAGTGTACTGGAGGGGAAAAAGGTGCTTTTGGGTGTAACAGCCGGGATCGCAGCCTATAAAACGGCTCCTCTGGTAAGACTTTTCATTAAGGCCGGTGCCCGGGTAAAGGTTATTATGACCCCGGCGGCCAAAGATTTTGTAACTCCGCTCACCCTTTCCACGTTATCAAAGAATGAGGTTATATCTTCATTTACCAGAGAGGAAGAAGCAGAAACCACATGGAATAACCACGTAGAACTCGGCCTTTGGGCCGATTTTATGTTAATAGCCCCGGCAACTGCCAACACTCTTTCCAAGATGGCGGCAGGGGCAAGTGATAATTTTTTACTGGCTACCTATTTATCGGCTAAATGCCCGGTGTACTTTGCACCGGCAATGGACCTGGATATGTACAGGCACCCCGCAACGGCCAAAAGCTTTGAGACCCTGCAGTCATATGGGAACATCATGATCCCTGCTGAAGCTGGAGAACTTGCCAGCGGCCTGGAGGGAGAAGGTCGAATGGCCGAACCAGAGAATATCATTTCGTTTATTTCCCGTGACCTTGCTGAAAAATTGCCTTTGCGAGGAAAGACTATTTTAATTACTGCCGGGCCCACATACGAAGCTATAGACCCAGTACGTTTTATAGGGAACCATTCCAGCGGGAAAATGGGATTTGCGCTGGCTGAAGAAGCCGCCGCATTGGGAGCCGGGGTGGTGCTTGTCTCTGGACCTACACATTTGGATACCAAAAATGCAGGAGTCAGGTTAATAAGGGTTACCAGCGCAAGGGAAATGTATGAAGCCGTTCATGAGCACTTTGAAGAGGCAGATGTGGTGATAGCTGCAGCAGCAGTGGCCGACTATAAGCCGCGGGTGGTAGCTGCACAGAAGATGAAGAAAAAAGATGCGGTACTTAATATAGAACTGGAACCAACACAGGATATCCTGGCATCCCTGGGAGAAGCAAAAAAGAATCAAAAGCTTATAGGTTTTGCCCTGGAGACCAATGATGAATTAAAGAATGCCAAGGCTAAACTCAAGCGCAAGAACCTGGATTTTATAGTTCTTAATTCAATGAATGAGGCAGGTGCAGGCTTTAAAAAAGATACCAATAAAATAAGTATAGTATCCCCCACGGGAGTAAAGGATTTTGAACTAAAACCAAAATCTGAGGTTGCCAAAGATATTTTGAATGAAGTAATCTTGCTTTTCAATGAATAG